In the genome of Botrytis cinerea B05.10 chromosome 5, complete sequence, one region contains:
- the Bctim9 gene encoding Bctim9: protein MEGLTPSEQREFQSRMERKQMKEFMGMFSNLVTHCFDSCVDDFSTKSLIARETGCVSRCVQKFMAGSERIGQRFQEQQAQMMSQPPPGSR from the exons atggaAGG ACTCACCCCCTCAGAGCAAAGAGAATTCCAAAGTCGCatggaaagaaagcaaatGAAGGAATTCATGGGC ATGTTCTCCAACCTCGTAACCCACTGCTTCGACTCTTGCGTCGACGATTTCTCAACCAAATCCCTCATCGCCCGCGAAACCGGTTGCGTCTCCCGCTGCGTTCAAAAATTCATGGCAGGAAGTGAACGCATCGGTCAAAGATTCCAGGAACAACAAGCACAGATGATGAGTCAGCCTCCTCCTGGGTCGAGGTAA